Proteins from a single region of Pseudopedobacter saltans DSM 12145:
- a CDS encoding DeoR/GlpR family DNA-binding transcription regulator, with protein MLIKNMLNIAERHQVIINKLHQEGYVAVVDLCKELNVSPVTIRKDLKLLEEKGLLFKTHGGATQQNPYTVDRPVNEKEKIQSVEKLKIGTEAAKLISDNDSIVIASGTTVQALARAIHIKGNLMVVTGALNVAMELLKLDSNVEIIQLGGVLRKSSTSVTGNYAESALGDFFCSKLFLGVDGIDLEFGLTTTNSMEAQLNREMIKVSQKTIVLADSTKFGRRGFGRICGFEDVDQIITDSGVSEATVKALQSMGVKVTIV; from the coding sequence ATGCTAATTAAAAATATGCTGAATATTGCCGAAAGACATCAGGTTATCATTAATAAATTGCATCAGGAAGGGTATGTTGCCGTAGTTGACTTATGTAAAGAATTAAATGTTTCTCCTGTTACTATAAGGAAGGATCTGAAACTATTAGAAGAAAAAGGCCTCCTTTTTAAAACACACGGAGGCGCTACTCAACAGAATCCATACACAGTAGACCGTCCGGTAAATGAAAAAGAAAAAATTCAGTCTGTAGAAAAATTAAAAATAGGAACAGAGGCTGCGAAATTAATTTCGGATAATGATTCGATAGTTATTGCTTCGGGTACTACAGTACAGGCTTTGGCTCGCGCCATTCATATAAAGGGGAATTTGATGGTAGTTACAGGTGCTTTAAACGTAGCTATGGAATTGTTAAAGCTAGATAGCAATGTGGAAATCATACAATTGGGTGGAGTTTTGCGAAAAAGCTCGACTTCTGTTACGGGTAACTATGCAGAAAGTGCATTAGGCGATTTCTTTTGCTCAAAATTGTTTTTAGGTGTCGACGGAATAGATTTGGAATTTGGTTTAACCACTACCAACTCGATGGAAGCACAGTTAAATAGGGAAATGATTAAGGTTTCTCAAAAAACAATTGTGCTGGCGGATTCCACTAAGTTTGGAAGAAGGGGTTTTGGTAGAATCTGTGGTTTCGAAGATGTGGATCAGATTATTACAGACAGTGGGGTCTCCGAAGCCACAGTAAAAGCTTTACAAAGTATGGGAGTAAAAGTTACAATCGTATAG
- a CDS encoding glycerol-3-phosphate dehydrogenase/oxidase translates to MKLKTREEQLSNLQENIIWDIVIIGGGATGLGCAVDSASRGFKTLLLEQYDFAKGTSSRSTKLVHGGVRYLAQGDVSLVREALKERGLLFQNAPHLVNKQSFVIPCFGLFSKIKYLVGLKLYDWLSGKYSFGSSIYLNKNKVLDRLKGISEKHVSGGIEYYDGQFDDARLAINLAQTAIDHGATVLNYAKVTSLSKGNNSKLNGLTFIDAENQKEYNIQTKSIINATGVFVDDILNMDTPGRNHLVRPSQGVHLVLDRSFMKGDSALMIPETSDGRVLFAVPWHEHLVVGTTDTPLDSHSLEPVALQKEINFILETAGAYLEKRPTESDVLSVFAGLRPLAAPDKSTNKTKEISRSHKLIVSPSGLVTITGGKWTTYRKMAEDTINETIKVCGLEEKSCATEQLKIHGYKAQKEGSYLDIYGSDALSIKNIIIQQPEFGNKLIDSFPYTAAEVIWFVRNEMARSIEDVLARRLRLLFLDAKAAVEIAPKVAQLMASEMGYGKEWETQQVNNFNAIASNYILKKK, encoded by the coding sequence ATGAAACTTAAAACAAGAGAAGAGCAGCTTTCTAACCTACAAGAGAACATTATTTGGGATATTGTAATTATTGGCGGAGGCGCAACAGGCTTGGGCTGCGCGGTAGATTCTGCCTCCCGAGGATTTAAGACTTTATTACTGGAGCAATATGATTTTGCAAAAGGTACGTCCAGTAGAAGCACAAAGCTTGTTCATGGAGGAGTGAGGTACCTGGCTCAGGGAGATGTCAGTCTGGTTCGGGAGGCGCTAAAGGAGAGAGGACTTCTTTTTCAGAATGCCCCTCATCTCGTTAACAAGCAATCCTTCGTAATCCCTTGTTTTGGACTATTTTCTAAAATTAAATACCTGGTAGGTTTAAAACTATACGATTGGCTATCTGGAAAATATAGTTTCGGAAGCTCTATTTATCTAAATAAAAACAAGGTTTTAGACAGATTAAAAGGTATTTCTGAAAAGCATGTGTCTGGAGGTATAGAATATTACGATGGGCAATTTGACGACGCGCGTCTTGCAATAAATCTGGCACAGACAGCTATCGATCATGGTGCTACGGTGCTTAACTATGCAAAGGTTACATCACTAAGCAAAGGCAATAACAGCAAATTAAATGGCCTTACTTTCATTGATGCAGAAAATCAAAAAGAATATAATATCCAAACAAAATCAATCATCAATGCCACTGGTGTATTTGTTGATGATATATTAAACATGGACACCCCGGGAAGAAATCATTTGGTTAGACCAAGCCAGGGCGTTCACCTTGTTTTGGACAGGTCTTTTATGAAGGGTGATTCTGCATTAATGATTCCGGAAACTTCTGATGGCAGAGTTTTGTTTGCAGTGCCTTGGCATGAACATTTAGTTGTGGGAACTACGGATACACCTTTAGACAGTCACAGCTTAGAACCAGTTGCTCTTCAAAAAGAAATAAATTTTATTCTGGAAACTGCGGGTGCATATTTAGAAAAAAGACCGACAGAAAGTGACGTATTAAGTGTTTTCGCAGGTTTAAGGCCGCTAGCTGCGCCAGATAAATCGACCAACAAAACAAAGGAGATTTCAAGGAGCCATAAATTAATAGTAAGTCCTAGCGGATTGGTAACAATCACCGGCGGTAAATGGACGACTTACAGAAAAATGGCCGAAGACACAATTAATGAAACCATAAAAGTTTGCGGTCTGGAAGAAAAATCCTGTGCTACAGAACAATTAAAAATACATGGTTATAAAGCCCAAAAAGAAGGCTCGTATCTTGATATTTATGGTAGCGATGCTTTAAGTATAAAAAATATTATCATACAGCAACCGGAATTTGGAAACAAATTAATCGATTCTTTCCCTTATACAGCAGCCGAGGTAATTTGGTTTGTAAGAAACGAAATGGCTAGAAGCATAGAAGATGTATTGGCAAGAAGATTACGTTTATTATTTTTAGATGCCAAAGCAGCGGTTGAAATTGCTCCGAAAGTTGCACAGTTAATGGCTTCAGAAATGGGTTATGGAAAAGAGTGGGAGACTCAACAGGTTAACAACTTTAATGCAATTGCTAGCAATTATATTCTAAAAAAGAAATAA
- a CDS encoding SGNH/GDSL hydrolase family protein, which translates to MYRTQLILILLSIFLSFQTLAQTSLKKYVSLTVLGKAKETENMFHRVDTTKYPLIPKSVKYLLTNSAGLFVSFKTNSTSIAAKWCTSDKKSSSNMTAIAYEGLDIYIKKDGKWQFAGVGRPGTKSCSESVLVSNMDSSEKECLVYLPLYDETKSLEIGVDENAKISENTNPFQKQIIVYGSSIVQGASASRPGLAYPSRLSRNTGLNFVNIGVSGSAKMEKEVADMVSEMPGDVYVLDCVPNSSPAEIKERTKYLVKKIRSSNPIAPIIIIQTIVREHGYFDKSVGLRVQQQNEEIKRQLEELVKESVKDLYFISADNLLGNDHEATTDGTHPNDLGFDRMIQKFQPEILNVLKKHKII; encoded by the coding sequence ATGTACAGAACGCAACTTATTCTGATCTTACTGTCTATCTTCTTAAGCTTCCAAACTTTAGCACAAACGTCATTGAAAAAGTACGTGTCCTTAACAGTTTTGGGAAAAGCGAAAGAAACAGAAAACATGTTTCATCGGGTGGATACTACTAAATATCCATTGATTCCAAAAAGCGTAAAATATTTATTAACAAACTCTGCCGGACTTTTCGTCAGCTTTAAGACAAACAGTACTTCAATAGCAGCAAAATGGTGTACAAGCGACAAAAAAAGTTCGAGTAATATGACAGCTATTGCTTATGAAGGCCTGGATATTTACATCAAAAAAGATGGGAAATGGCAATTTGCCGGAGTTGGAAGACCAGGAACCAAATCTTGTTCGGAGAGTGTATTGGTAAGTAATATGGATAGTTCTGAAAAAGAGTGCCTTGTCTATCTTCCTTTATATGACGAAACCAAAAGCCTCGAAATTGGGGTGGATGAAAATGCTAAAATATCAGAAAATACAAACCCTTTTCAAAAGCAAATTATTGTTTATGGCTCCAGTATTGTTCAGGGAGCTTCAGCAAGCAGGCCAGGTCTCGCTTATCCTTCGCGACTAAGTAGGAATACTGGTTTAAATTTTGTAAATATTGGCGTAAGTGGCAGCGCAAAAATGGAGAAGGAAGTCGCAGATATGGTTTCTGAAATGCCAGGGGATGTTTATGTTTTAGACTGTGTTCCAAACTCGTCGCCCGCAGAAATTAAAGAAAGAACAAAATATCTTGTTAAGAAAATACGTAGCTCAAACCCGATAGCACCTATAATTATTATACAAACCATTGTTAGAGAACATGGGTATTTCGATAAATCTGTGGGTCTTAGAGTCCAACAGCAAAACGAAGAGATAAAAAGGCAATTGGAAGAACTTGTTAAAGAAAGTGTAAAAGACCTTTATTTTATTTCAGCAGATAATTTACTGGGTAACGACCATGAAGCCACTACAGATGGTACTCATCCGAACGATCTTGGTTTTGACAGAATGATACAGAAATTTCAGCCAGAGATTTTAAATGTGTTAAAAAAGCATAAAATCATTTAG
- a CDS encoding YtxH domain-containing protein, whose amino-acid sequence MENSKLTTAILAGAAIGGAIWYLTKTSHGKECLNAVLDTAKTYGDKMKSTLNEKAREVEHLSKKASEYMADKASEATKYAKSKLDDANGKIQEAKA is encoded by the coding sequence ATGGAAAACTCAAAGTTAACGACAGCAATATTGGCTGGAGCCGCAATTGGCGGCGCAATTTGGTACTTAACCAAAACGTCTCATGGAAAAGAATGCTTAAATGCTGTACTTGATACAGCTAAAACTTATGGAGACAAAATGAAGTCTACCTTAAATGAAAAAGCAAGAGAAGTTGAACATTTGTCTAAAAAAGCTTCTGAATATATGGCTGATAAAGCCTCGGAAGCTACAAAATATGCAAAAAGCAAACTAGACGATGCTAACGGCAAAATACAGGAAGCAAAAGCTTAA
- a CDS encoding DUF4397 domain-containing protein — MNYLKAFTKGALLVAATISLSSCLKNKGNDYVQPDISLVSIYHASPGTSTFDFGIDGYKVDYGFKYKDRAGYYQLYTGTRNIAFIKENGTSLADSIRTTSIAVKKDSIYSLFLIGPSTAPETLLISDRLANPASGKANIRFINLSPDGGNFTLKAVAGTTDTTLVENVAYKKATAFSSVFPKTYKFSIYKGGNLITNTLDISITAGKNYTIWASGLTNATGSQVITLNVDENNSILQKKE, encoded by the coding sequence ATGAATTATTTAAAAGCATTTACGAAAGGAGCACTATTAGTTGCGGCAACTATAAGTTTAAGCTCTTGTTTGAAAAATAAAGGTAATGACTATGTTCAGCCTGATATTTCCTTAGTCTCTATTTACCATGCCTCCCCAGGAACTTCAACATTTGATTTTGGTATTGACGGCTACAAAGTAGACTATGGTTTTAAATATAAAGACAGAGCTGGCTATTATCAGTTATATACCGGAACAAGAAATATCGCTTTTATAAAAGAAAACGGGACTTCGCTTGCGGATTCTATTCGTACAACAAGTATTGCAGTAAAAAAAGACAGTATATACTCTTTATTCCTGATAGGGCCGTCTACAGCGCCTGAAACATTATTAATTAGTGACAGATTGGCGAATCCTGCCAGCGGAAAAGCAAACATCAGATTTATCAATTTAAGCCCCGATGGCGGAAACTTTACACTCAAAGCTGTAGCTGGTACAACAGACACCACTTTGGTAGAAAATGTAGCGTATAAAAAGGCAACAGCATTTTCTTCGGTTTTTCCAAAAACCTATAAATTTAGCATTTATAAAGGCGGGAATCTAATAACTAATACCTTAGATATTTCTATAACAGCAGGAAAAAACTACACTATTTGGGCTTCAGGACTTACTAATGCAACTGGTAGTCAGGTCATTACTTTAAATGTAGATGAGAATAATAGTATACTTCAGAAAAAAGAATAA
- a CDS encoding secondary thiamine-phosphate synthase enzyme YjbQ yields MKIFQHHVTLKARERGFHLVTDEILAAMPQLRQINVGMCQVFIQHTSASLTINENADYTVRKDFESHFNKMVPERAPYYLHDYEGDDDMPAHIKSSILGTSVNIPISNGRLSLGTWQGIYLCEHRNHGGNRKCVITFWGE; encoded by the coding sequence ATGAAAATATTTCAGCATCATGTCACATTAAAAGCGAGAGAACGAGGTTTTCATTTAGTTACAGATGAGATTTTAGCTGCAATGCCCCAATTAAGGCAAATCAATGTAGGAATGTGCCAGGTTTTTATTCAACATACTTCCGCTTCGCTGACAATAAACGAAAACGCGGATTATACTGTAAGAAAGGATTTTGAATCTCACTTTAACAAAATGGTTCCTGAAAGAGCACCCTATTATTTACACGATTACGAAGGAGACGATGATATGCCTGCTCATATAAAATCCTCAATTCTGGGCACTTCGGTAAATATTCCAATTTCTAACGGGAGATTATCGCTAGGTACATGGCAGGGAATTTATCTTTGCGAACACAGAAATCATGGAGGTAATAGAAAGTGTGTGATTACTTTTTGGGGCGAATAA
- a CDS encoding MFS transporter, whose amino-acid sequence MSQREQKHIRTACSIFFFISGFGYASWASRIPTIQQQLNLNEAQLGTVLFAMPVGLLLTLPLTKYLLRKYSSNLIMLFGALLFNITLCLPGFTNSTVQLMAVLFVFGSARNIMNISMNGQSVAVQSYYAKSIITTFHGVWSMAGFAGAGLGYLMVANNIGTEYHLPIVGVLMALLSIIAYPQTLYQKPIQEEPKPVFSLPDKSVLGFAVICFACMATENVMYDWAIIYFEKIGLAPASTAIIGFVVYMVFMTTGRFGGDKIVHRVGIVNIIKFSGLLIFAGLFLAALFPYKAVIFPAFACVGLGVSCIVPLIFSLAGRDKTVNSGTRVASISTIGYLGFLIVPPFVGYLAQATSLRWAFGILSFLGLMIFVLTLNIKNQD is encoded by the coding sequence CCAACCATACAACAGCAACTTAATTTAAACGAAGCCCAGTTAGGCACTGTCTTATTTGCTATGCCCGTAGGTCTCCTTCTAACTTTACCGCTTACCAAATATTTGTTACGGAAATATAGTAGTAACCTTATTATGTTATTTGGAGCGTTGTTGTTTAATATCACTTTATGTTTACCGGGTTTTACTAATTCTACAGTACAGCTAATGGCTGTATTGTTTGTTTTTGGTTCTGCAAGAAATATCATGAATATCTCCATGAATGGACAATCGGTGGCAGTGCAATCATATTATGCAAAATCTATCATCACAACTTTCCACGGCGTATGGAGTATGGCTGGTTTTGCCGGAGCAGGTTTGGGCTACCTGATGGTGGCAAATAATATTGGTACAGAATATCACTTGCCTATTGTTGGCGTTTTAATGGCATTATTGTCCATAATCGCTTATCCACAAACACTTTATCAGAAACCAATTCAGGAAGAGCCAAAGCCCGTTTTCTCTTTACCCGATAAATCTGTTTTGGGTTTTGCAGTTATTTGTTTCGCTTGTATGGCGACTGAAAATGTTATGTATGACTGGGCTATTATTTATTTCGAAAAGATTGGATTAGCTCCCGCTTCTACAGCTATAATTGGGTTTGTAGTATATATGGTATTTATGACAACCGGGCGTTTTGGAGGTGACAAAATTGTACATAGAGTGGGAATTGTGAACATCATCAAATTTAGCGGATTATTAATTTTCGCAGGATTATTCTTGGCAGCGTTATTTCCATACAAAGCCGTTATATTTCCTGCTTTTGCATGTGTGGGACTGGGAGTATCGTGTATTGTGCCGTTGATATTTAGCTTGGCAGGAAGAGATAAGACAGTAAATAGTGGGACCAGAGTTGCTTCAATATCTACTATTGGTTATCTGGGCTTTTTAATTGTACCGCCTTTTGTTGGCTATCTGGCACAGGCAACGAGCTTAAGATGGGCGTTTGGAATCCTAAGTTTTTTGGGGCTTATGATTTTTGTATTAACATTGAATATTAAAAACCAAGATTAG